The Trichomycterus rosablanca isolate fTriRos1 chromosome 15, fTriRos1.hap1, whole genome shotgun sequence genome contains a region encoding:
- the LOC134328693 gene encoding NACHT, LRR and PYD domains-containing protein 12-like isoform X4, with protein sequence MEGTRPDSPEPSCVSMKSDQSIGSPPQFKDEGCSTHLSVMKGARTDSPEPSRVSMKSDQSMDPPHHFKDRGDFTDLRSQKKKLNVTYRDQLESIYKELELKVISMLKNELNKFKKLLNEDYPACSEQEVKDVEDLSSFSEGALKITLNVLKIMNQTDLANTLQSKLLVSVYQKKIKSNLREKCKRISEGISQHGSSALLNQIYIELYITEGWSGNINNEHEVKQIEAASRRPATQEIPIKCNDLFKDTSTRTVLTKGIAGIGKTVSVQKFILDWAEGKANQDIIFIFPLPFRELNLMKQENLSLMELLHQFFPEVKGLPSLDCDAYKVLFIFDGLDECRLPLDFQNNERLCNITKSVKMDVLLTNLIKGNLLPSAHLWITTRSGAANQIPPECVDQVTEVRGFSDPQKEEYFRKRISDENLASKIITHMKSSRSLYIMCHIPVFCWISASVLERILDGAEGKEIPKTLTQMFTYFLIFQIKHKEQKYLGKSDPDPDQTRETILALGKLAFQQLEKGNLIFYEEDLRECGIDVKNTSVYSGVCTQIFKKEVGLHLGQIFSFVHLSVQEFLAALYVFLTFINKNRNVQVMQNTGFFNIFRNYTNMSDFLKSAVDKALQSKNGHLDLFLRFLLGLSLESNQTLFRGLLPQTGSSSYNKEETVRYIKERISENPSPEKSINLFHCLNELNDDSLVKEVQQYLTRRGYVNDDRLRLSPAQWSALVFVLLNSDQELDVFDLRKYYPSHEGLLKMLSVVKASRKAELVWCDLTEESCEVLSSVLSLNSSSLKHLNLNNNKLKDSGVKLLSAGLQNPHCKLEILELWNCNLTEESCEVLSSVLSLNSSSLKHLYLSNNSLKDSGVKLLSAGLENPHCKLEILWLWDCNLTEESCEVLSSVLSLNSSSLKHLNLGNNELKDSGVKLLSAGLENPHCKLEILKLRRCSITDEGFTALASVLKSNPSSRLRELYLSGNNPGESGVKLLKDLQEDPQCNLKELDIRNTYWMM encoded by the exons atggagggtacaagaccagattcacctgaacccagctgtgtctccatgaagagCGACCAGTCAATAGGATCGCCACCTCAATTTAAAGATGAAGGATGTTCTACTCATCTGAG TGTGATGAAGGGTGCGAGAACAgattcacctgaacccagcCGTGTCTCCATGAAGAGCGACCAGTCAATGGATCCTCCACATCACTTTAAAGATAGAGGTGATTttactgatctgag atcacaaaagaagaaattaaatgttACTTACAGAGATCAGCTGGAATCTATATAtaag GAACTGGAGCTCAAAGTCATCAGCATGTTAAAGAATGAGCTAAACAAGTTCAAAAAGCTCCTGAATGAAGATTACCCAGCATGCTCTGAGCAGGAGGTGAAGGATGTGGAAGATCTGAGTAGTTTCAGTGAGGGGGCGCTAAAGATCACACTGAATGTTCTGAAGATCATGAACCAGACAGACCTCGCTAACACCCTGCAGAGTA AACTTTTAGTCTCTGTATATCAGAAAAAAATCAAATCCAACCTGAGAGAGAAATGTAAAAGAATCAGTGAAGGAATCTCCCAGCATGGAAGCTCAGCACTTCTGAATCAGATCTACATAGAGCTCTACATCACAGAGGGTTGGAGTGGAAACAtcaataatgaacatgaggtCAAACAGAttgaagcagcatccaggagaccAGCAACACAGGAGATTCCCATCAAATGCAACGACCTCTTTAAAGACACGTCCaccagaactgtgctgactaaaggaatcgctggaattggaaaaacagtctcagtgcagaagttcattctggacTGGGCTGAAGGAAAAGCAAATCAGGACATCATCTTCATATTTCCActtccttttagagagctgaaCTTGATGAAGCAGGAAAATCTCAGTCTGATGGAACTTCTTCATCAGTTTTTCCCAGAAGTGAAAGGTCTGCCATCATTAGACTGTGATGCTTATAAAGTTTTGTTCATctttgatggtctggatgagtgtcgacttcctctagattttcaaaataatgagcGATTGTGTAACATAACAAAGTCAGTAAAAATGGATGTGCTGCTGACAAACCTCATCAAGGGGAACCTGCTTCCCTCTGCTCATCTCTGGATCACCACTCGATCaggagcagccaatcagatccctCCTGAGTGTGTAGACCAGGTAACAGAGGTGCGAGGGTTCAGTGACCCTCAGAAAGAGGAGTACTTTAGGAAGAGGATCAGTGATGAGAACCTGGCTAGTAAAATCATCACTCACATGAAGTCATCaagaagcctctacatcatgtgtcacattccagtTTTCTGCTGGATTTCAGCTTCTGTTCTAGAGAGAATTCTGGATGGAGCCGAGGGGAAAGAGatccccaaaactctgactcaaatgttcacttactttctCATCTTCCAGATCAAACACAAGGAACAAAAGTACCTTGGGAAATCTGACCCTGATccagaccagaccagagagacgatactggcactgggaaaactggccttccaacagctggagaaaggaaacctgatcttctatgaGGAAGACCTGAGAGAGTGTGGCATTGATGTCAAAAACACATCAGTGTACTCAGGAGTCTGCACCCAAATCTTCAAAAAAGAGGTTGGACTGCACCTGGGTCAGAtcttcagctttgtgcacctgaGTGTTCAGGAGTTTCTGGCTGCTTTATATGTGTTTCTCACCTTcatcaacaaaaacagaaatgtgcaGGTGATGCAAAACACTGGATTTTTTAACATCTTTAGAAACTATACAAACATGTCTGACTTTCTGAAGAGTGCAGTGGACAAGGCCTTACAGAGTAAGAATGGACACCTGGATCTTTTCCTCCGCTTCCTCCTGGGTCTCTCACTGGAGTCCAATCAGACTCTCTTTCGAGGCCtactgccacaaacaggaagtagcTCTTACAACAAAGAGGAAACAGTCAGGTACATCAAGGAGAGGATCAGTGAGAATCCCTCTCCAGagaaatccatcaatctgttccactgtctgaatgaactgaacGATGATTCTCTAGTGAAGGAAGTCCAACAATACCTGACCAGAAGAGGTTATGTTAATGACGATAGACTCCGTCTGTCTCCTGCTCAGTGGTCGgctctggtgtttgtgttgctgaacTCAGATCAGGAGCTGGATGTGTTTGATTTGAGGAAATATTATCCATCACATGAAGGTCTTCTGAAGATGCTTTCAGTGGTGAAAGCTTCTAGAAAAGCTGA gttggtgTGGTGtgatctaacagaggaaagttgtgaagttctgtcctcagttctcagtttaaactcctccagtctgaaacatctgaacctgaataacaataaactgaaggattcaggagtgaagctgctctctgctggactgcagaatccacactgtaaactggagatactgga gttgtggaattgtaatctaacagaggaaagttgtgaagttctgtcctcagttctcagtttaaactcctccagtctaaaACATCTGTACCTGAGTAACAATAGtttgaaggattcaggagtgaagctgctctctgctggactggagaatccacactgtaaactggagatactgtg gttgtgggATTGTAATTTAACAGaagaaagttgtgaagttctgtcctcagttctcagtttaaactcctccagtctgaaacatctgaacctgggtAACAatgaactgaaggattcaggagtgaagctgctctctgctggactggagaatccacactgtaaactggagatactgaa GTTGAGGAGATGCAGtattacagatgaaggttttactgctctggcttcagttctgaaatcaaatccatcatcacgtCTGAGAGAACTGTATTTAAGCGGCAATAATCCAGGAGAATCAGGAGTTAAACTGCTTAAAGATCTACAGGAGGATCCACAATGTAACTTGAAGGAACTAGA CATCAGAAACACATATTGGATGATGTGA
- the LOC134328693 gene encoding NACHT, LRR and PYD domains-containing protein 12-like isoform X2 — protein sequence MLPVVKESRKAELDDCNLTEESCEVLSSVLSLNSSSLKHLNLSYNNLKDSGVKLLSAGRKNPHCKLEILVVMEGTRPDSPEPSCVSMKNDRSIDPPRNFKDGGCSTDLSVMEGTRPDSPEPSCVSMKSDQSIGSPPQFKDEGCSTHLSVMKGARTDSPEPSRVSMKSDQSMDPPHHFKDRGDFTDLRSQKKKLNVTYRDQLESIYKELELKVISMLKNELNKFKKLLNEDYPACSEQEVKDVEDLSSFSEGALKITLNVLKIMNQTDLANTLQSKLLVSVYQKKIKSNLREKCKRISEGISQHGSSALLNQIYIELYITEGWSGNINNEHEVKQIEAASRRPATQEIPIKCNDLFKDTSTRTVLTKGIAGIGKTVSVQKFILDWAEGKANQDIIFIFPLPFRELNLMKQENLSLMELLHQFFPEVKGLPSLDCDAYKVLFIFDGLDECRLPLDFQNNERLCNITKSVKMDVLLTNLIKGNLLPSAHLWITTRSGAANQIPPECVDQVTEVRGFSDPQKEEYFRKRISDENLASKIITHMKSSRSLYIMCHIPVFCWISASVLERILDGAEGKEIPKTLTQMFTYFLIFQIKHKEQKYLGKSDPDPDQTRETILALGKLAFQQLEKGNLIFYEEDLRECGIDVKNTSVYSGVCTQIFKKEVGLHLGQIFSFVHLSVQEFLAALYVFLTFINKNRNVQVMQNTGFFNIFRNYTNMSDFLKSAVDKALQSKNGHLDLFLRFLLGLSLESNQTLFRGLLPQTGSSSYNKEETVRYIKERISENPSPEKSINLFHCLNELNDDSLVKEVQQYLTRRGYVNDDRLRLSPAQWSALVFVLLNSDQELDVFDLRKYYPSHEGLLKMLSVVKASRKAELVWCDLTEESCEVLSSVLSLNSSSLKHLNLNNNKLKDSGVKLLSAGLQNPHCKLEILELWNCNLTEESCEVLSSVLSLNSSSLKHLYLSNNSLKDSGVKLLSAGLENPHCKLEILWLWDCNLTEESCEVLSSVLSLNSSSLKHLNLGNNELKDSGVKLLSAGLENPHCKLEILKLRRCSITDEGFTALASVLKSNPSSRLRELYLSGNNPGESGVKLLKDLQEDPQCNLKELDIRNTYWMM from the exons tgtgatggagggtacaagaccagattcacctgaacccagctgtgtctccatgaagagCGACCAGTCAATAGGATCGCCACCTCAATTTAAAGATGAAGGATGTTCTACTCATCTGAG TGTGATGAAGGGTGCGAGAACAgattcacctgaacccagcCGTGTCTCCATGAAGAGCGACCAGTCAATGGATCCTCCACATCACTTTAAAGATAGAGGTGATTttactgatctgag atcacaaaagaagaaattaaatgttACTTACAGAGATCAGCTGGAATCTATATAtaag GAACTGGAGCTCAAAGTCATCAGCATGTTAAAGAATGAGCTAAACAAGTTCAAAAAGCTCCTGAATGAAGATTACCCAGCATGCTCTGAGCAGGAGGTGAAGGATGTGGAAGATCTGAGTAGTTTCAGTGAGGGGGCGCTAAAGATCACACTGAATGTTCTGAAGATCATGAACCAGACAGACCTCGCTAACACCCTGCAGAGTA AACTTTTAGTCTCTGTATATCAGAAAAAAATCAAATCCAACCTGAGAGAGAAATGTAAAAGAATCAGTGAAGGAATCTCCCAGCATGGAAGCTCAGCACTTCTGAATCAGATCTACATAGAGCTCTACATCACAGAGGGTTGGAGTGGAAACAtcaataatgaacatgaggtCAAACAGAttgaagcagcatccaggagaccAGCAACACAGGAGATTCCCATCAAATGCAACGACCTCTTTAAAGACACGTCCaccagaactgtgctgactaaaggaatcgctggaattggaaaaacagtctcagtgcagaagttcattctggacTGGGCTGAAGGAAAAGCAAATCAGGACATCATCTTCATATTTCCActtccttttagagagctgaaCTTGATGAAGCAGGAAAATCTCAGTCTGATGGAACTTCTTCATCAGTTTTTCCCAGAAGTGAAAGGTCTGCCATCATTAGACTGTGATGCTTATAAAGTTTTGTTCATctttgatggtctggatgagtgtcgacttcctctagattttcaaaataatgagcGATTGTGTAACATAACAAAGTCAGTAAAAATGGATGTGCTGCTGACAAACCTCATCAAGGGGAACCTGCTTCCCTCTGCTCATCTCTGGATCACCACTCGATCaggagcagccaatcagatccctCCTGAGTGTGTAGACCAGGTAACAGAGGTGCGAGGGTTCAGTGACCCTCAGAAAGAGGAGTACTTTAGGAAGAGGATCAGTGATGAGAACCTGGCTAGTAAAATCATCACTCACATGAAGTCATCaagaagcctctacatcatgtgtcacattccagtTTTCTGCTGGATTTCAGCTTCTGTTCTAGAGAGAATTCTGGATGGAGCCGAGGGGAAAGAGatccccaaaactctgactcaaatgttcacttactttctCATCTTCCAGATCAAACACAAGGAACAAAAGTACCTTGGGAAATCTGACCCTGATccagaccagaccagagagacgatactggcactgggaaaactggccttccaacagctggagaaaggaaacctgatcttctatgaGGAAGACCTGAGAGAGTGTGGCATTGATGTCAAAAACACATCAGTGTACTCAGGAGTCTGCACCCAAATCTTCAAAAAAGAGGTTGGACTGCACCTGGGTCAGAtcttcagctttgtgcacctgaGTGTTCAGGAGTTTCTGGCTGCTTTATATGTGTTTCTCACCTTcatcaacaaaaacagaaatgtgcaGGTGATGCAAAACACTGGATTTTTTAACATCTTTAGAAACTATACAAACATGTCTGACTTTCTGAAGAGTGCAGTGGACAAGGCCTTACAGAGTAAGAATGGACACCTGGATCTTTTCCTCCGCTTCCTCCTGGGTCTCTCACTGGAGTCCAATCAGACTCTCTTTCGAGGCCtactgccacaaacaggaagtagcTCTTACAACAAAGAGGAAACAGTCAGGTACATCAAGGAGAGGATCAGTGAGAATCCCTCTCCAGagaaatccatcaatctgttccactgtctgaatgaactgaacGATGATTCTCTAGTGAAGGAAGTCCAACAATACCTGACCAGAAGAGGTTATGTTAATGACGATAGACTCCGTCTGTCTCCTGCTCAGTGGTCGgctctggtgtttgtgttgctgaacTCAGATCAGGAGCTGGATGTGTTTGATTTGAGGAAATATTATCCATCACATGAAGGTCTTCTGAAGATGCTTTCAGTGGTGAAAGCTTCTAGAAAAGCTGA gttggtgTGGTGtgatctaacagaggaaagttgtgaagttctgtcctcagttctcagtttaaactcctccagtctgaaacatctgaacctgaataacaataaactgaaggattcaggagtgaagctgctctctgctggactgcagaatccacactgtaaactggagatactgga gttgtggaattgtaatctaacagaggaaagttgtgaagttctgtcctcagttctcagtttaaactcctccagtctaaaACATCTGTACCTGAGTAACAATAGtttgaaggattcaggagtgaagctgctctctgctggactggagaatccacactgtaaactggagatactgtg gttgtgggATTGTAATTTAACAGaagaaagttgtgaagttctgtcctcagttctcagtttaaactcctccagtctgaaacatctgaacctgggtAACAatgaactgaaggattcaggagtgaagctgctctctgctggactggagaatccacactgtaaactggagatactgaa GTTGAGGAGATGCAGtattacagatgaaggttttactgctctggcttcagttctgaaatcaaatccatcatcacgtCTGAGAGAACTGTATTTAAGCGGCAATAATCCAGGAGAATCAGGAGTTAAACTGCTTAAAGATCTACAGGAGGATCCACAATGTAACTTGAAGGAACTAGA CATCAGAAACACATATTGGATGATGTGA
- the LOC134328693 gene encoding NACHT, LRR and PYD domains-containing protein 12-like isoform X3, producing the protein MEGTRPDSPEPSCVSMKNDRSIDPPRNFKDGGCSTDLSVMEGTRPDSPEPSCVSMKSDQSIGSPPQFKDEGCSTHLSVMKGARTDSPEPSRVSMKSDQSMDPPHHFKDRGDFTDLRSQKKKLNVTYRDQLESIYKELELKVISMLKNELNKFKKLLNEDYPACSEQEVKDVEDLSSFSEGALKITLNVLKIMNQTDLANTLQSKLLVSVYQKKIKSNLREKCKRISEGISQHGSSALLNQIYIELYITEGWSGNINNEHEVKQIEAASRRPATQEIPIKCNDLFKDTSTRTVLTKGIAGIGKTVSVQKFILDWAEGKANQDIIFIFPLPFRELNLMKQENLSLMELLHQFFPEVKGLPSLDCDAYKVLFIFDGLDECRLPLDFQNNERLCNITKSVKMDVLLTNLIKGNLLPSAHLWITTRSGAANQIPPECVDQVTEVRGFSDPQKEEYFRKRISDENLASKIITHMKSSRSLYIMCHIPVFCWISASVLERILDGAEGKEIPKTLTQMFTYFLIFQIKHKEQKYLGKSDPDPDQTRETILALGKLAFQQLEKGNLIFYEEDLRECGIDVKNTSVYSGVCTQIFKKEVGLHLGQIFSFVHLSVQEFLAALYVFLTFINKNRNVQVMQNTGFFNIFRNYTNMSDFLKSAVDKALQSKNGHLDLFLRFLLGLSLESNQTLFRGLLPQTGSSSYNKEETVRYIKERISENPSPEKSINLFHCLNELNDDSLVKEVQQYLTRRGYVNDDRLRLSPAQWSALVFVLLNSDQELDVFDLRKYYPSHEGLLKMLSVVKASRKAELVWCDLTEESCEVLSSVLSLNSSSLKHLNLNNNKLKDSGVKLLSAGLQNPHCKLEILELWNCNLTEESCEVLSSVLSLNSSSLKHLYLSNNSLKDSGVKLLSAGLENPHCKLEILWLWDCNLTEESCEVLSSVLSLNSSSLKHLNLGNNELKDSGVKLLSAGLENPHCKLEILKLRRCSITDEGFTALASVLKSNPSSRLRELYLSGNNPGESGVKLLKDLQEDPQCNLKELDIRNTYWMM; encoded by the exons tgtgatggagggtacaagaccagattcacctgaacccagctgtgtctccatgaagagCGACCAGTCAATAGGATCGCCACCTCAATTTAAAGATGAAGGATGTTCTACTCATCTGAG TGTGATGAAGGGTGCGAGAACAgattcacctgaacccagcCGTGTCTCCATGAAGAGCGACCAGTCAATGGATCCTCCACATCACTTTAAAGATAGAGGTGATTttactgatctgag atcacaaaagaagaaattaaatgttACTTACAGAGATCAGCTGGAATCTATATAtaag GAACTGGAGCTCAAAGTCATCAGCATGTTAAAGAATGAGCTAAACAAGTTCAAAAAGCTCCTGAATGAAGATTACCCAGCATGCTCTGAGCAGGAGGTGAAGGATGTGGAAGATCTGAGTAGTTTCAGTGAGGGGGCGCTAAAGATCACACTGAATGTTCTGAAGATCATGAACCAGACAGACCTCGCTAACACCCTGCAGAGTA AACTTTTAGTCTCTGTATATCAGAAAAAAATCAAATCCAACCTGAGAGAGAAATGTAAAAGAATCAGTGAAGGAATCTCCCAGCATGGAAGCTCAGCACTTCTGAATCAGATCTACATAGAGCTCTACATCACAGAGGGTTGGAGTGGAAACAtcaataatgaacatgaggtCAAACAGAttgaagcagcatccaggagaccAGCAACACAGGAGATTCCCATCAAATGCAACGACCTCTTTAAAGACACGTCCaccagaactgtgctgactaaaggaatcgctggaattggaaaaacagtctcagtgcagaagttcattctggacTGGGCTGAAGGAAAAGCAAATCAGGACATCATCTTCATATTTCCActtccttttagagagctgaaCTTGATGAAGCAGGAAAATCTCAGTCTGATGGAACTTCTTCATCAGTTTTTCCCAGAAGTGAAAGGTCTGCCATCATTAGACTGTGATGCTTATAAAGTTTTGTTCATctttgatggtctggatgagtgtcgacttcctctagattttcaaaataatgagcGATTGTGTAACATAACAAAGTCAGTAAAAATGGATGTGCTGCTGACAAACCTCATCAAGGGGAACCTGCTTCCCTCTGCTCATCTCTGGATCACCACTCGATCaggagcagccaatcagatccctCCTGAGTGTGTAGACCAGGTAACAGAGGTGCGAGGGTTCAGTGACCCTCAGAAAGAGGAGTACTTTAGGAAGAGGATCAGTGATGAGAACCTGGCTAGTAAAATCATCACTCACATGAAGTCATCaagaagcctctacatcatgtgtcacattccagtTTTCTGCTGGATTTCAGCTTCTGTTCTAGAGAGAATTCTGGATGGAGCCGAGGGGAAAGAGatccccaaaactctgactcaaatgttcacttactttctCATCTTCCAGATCAAACACAAGGAACAAAAGTACCTTGGGAAATCTGACCCTGATccagaccagaccagagagacgatactggcactgggaaaactggccttccaacagctggagaaaggaaacctgatcttctatgaGGAAGACCTGAGAGAGTGTGGCATTGATGTCAAAAACACATCAGTGTACTCAGGAGTCTGCACCCAAATCTTCAAAAAAGAGGTTGGACTGCACCTGGGTCAGAtcttcagctttgtgcacctgaGTGTTCAGGAGTTTCTGGCTGCTTTATATGTGTTTCTCACCTTcatcaacaaaaacagaaatgtgcaGGTGATGCAAAACACTGGATTTTTTAACATCTTTAGAAACTATACAAACATGTCTGACTTTCTGAAGAGTGCAGTGGACAAGGCCTTACAGAGTAAGAATGGACACCTGGATCTTTTCCTCCGCTTCCTCCTGGGTCTCTCACTGGAGTCCAATCAGACTCTCTTTCGAGGCCtactgccacaaacaggaagtagcTCTTACAACAAAGAGGAAACAGTCAGGTACATCAAGGAGAGGATCAGTGAGAATCCCTCTCCAGagaaatccatcaatctgttccactgtctgaatgaactgaacGATGATTCTCTAGTGAAGGAAGTCCAACAATACCTGACCAGAAGAGGTTATGTTAATGACGATAGACTCCGTCTGTCTCCTGCTCAGTGGTCGgctctggtgtttgtgttgctgaacTCAGATCAGGAGCTGGATGTGTTTGATTTGAGGAAATATTATCCATCACATGAAGGTCTTCTGAAGATGCTTTCAGTGGTGAAAGCTTCTAGAAAAGCTGA gttggtgTGGTGtgatctaacagaggaaagttgtgaagttctgtcctcagttctcagtttaaactcctccagtctgaaacatctgaacctgaataacaataaactgaaggattcaggagtgaagctgctctctgctggactgcagaatccacactgtaaactggagatactgga gttgtggaattgtaatctaacagaggaaagttgtgaagttctgtcctcagttctcagtttaaactcctccagtctaaaACATCTGTACCTGAGTAACAATAGtttgaaggattcaggagtgaagctgctctctgctggactggagaatccacactgtaaactggagatactgtg gttgtgggATTGTAATTTAACAGaagaaagttgtgaagttctgtcctcagttctcagtttaaactcctccagtctgaaacatctgaacctgggtAACAatgaactgaaggattcaggagtgaagctgctctctgctggactggagaatccacactgtaaactggagatactgaa GTTGAGGAGATGCAGtattacagatgaaggttttactgctctggcttcagttctgaaatcaaatccatcatcacgtCTGAGAGAACTGTATTTAAGCGGCAATAATCCAGGAGAATCAGGAGTTAAACTGCTTAAAGATCTACAGGAGGATCCACAATGTAACTTGAAGGAACTAGA CATCAGAAACACATATTGGATGATGTGA